In the Triticum aestivum cultivar Chinese Spring chromosome 2B, IWGSC CS RefSeq v2.1, whole genome shotgun sequence genome, CAGCATCAGCAACAGTTGGGAATATCAGTTTGAAAGTGGAGAGTCAGGTGAGACTTTCTGATGATAGTGAGAAAGAAGTTACTGAAGAGAGACAAAGTAAGGAGGCATTGAAGTCAGGTAGATCATTCCCACAAAGTAATCCTTCATTTTCTGCAAGGAGTAGAAGAGGGTCACTAGAACCAATATCTGAGATAGCTAAACACACTTCTAAGGATAGGGTAATGGCAGAGAACAAAAAGTCAACAGATATTGTGAAAAGGAGCACGACCCATCTTGAAAAGGAGAAGCAAAATACAGCACAGTGGAAATCGATGGATGCCTGGAAGGAAAAAAGAAACTGGGAAGATATACTGAAATCTCCTGTTCGGAGTTCCCGTGCCTCTCATTCTCCTGGTGTTGGCAGAAAAGTAACAGAACGTGGACGTGTTCTACATGACAAGTTAATGTCTCctgaaaagaagaaaagaagtgcTTTTGATACGAAAAGAGAAGCAGAAGAAAAGCACGCACGAGCTTTGCGGATCAGGAGTCAACTGGAAAGTGAGAGAGTTCAGAGACTACAACGTACCACTGAAAAGTTAAGTCGTGTAAATGAATTGCAGGCTGTGCGCAGCTCAAAACTGCGAGAAGTAATGAATGCACGTCATCAACGTGGTGAATCTCGTCATGAAGCATATCTAGCCCAGGTTGCGAAAAGAGCTGGTGATGAGAGCACTAAGGTCAGTGAGGTTCGCTTTATTACATCACTGAACGATGAAACTAAGAAATTCTTGCTGAGGCAGAAACTTCATGATTCTGAAATGCGGAGAGCTGAAAAGCTACAGGTGATCAAAACAAAGCAGAAGGAGGACACTGCAAGGGAAGAGGCTGTGTTGGAACGAAGGAAGTTCCTTGAAGCTGAGAAAATGCAGCGCCTTGCTGAAATACAGCGTAAGAAAGAAGAAGCTATAGTCAGAAGAGAAGAGGAGCGCAAAGCATCTAGTGCTGCACGAGAAGCAAAGAGTGCAGAGCAACAACGAAGAAAAGAGATAAGAGCTAAAGCGCAACAAGAGGAAGCTGAACTTTTAGCACAAAAACTAGCTGAAAAGCTCCGTGAAAGTGAGCAGCGCCGGAAGTTTTACCTTGAACAAATACGTGAGAGAGCTTCAATGGATTTTAGGGATCAGTCTTCACCTTTTCAGCGTCGCTTCCCAAGTAAAGATAGCCTAAACCGTTCTACGTCAGCTAATAGTGGCGAAGATTCACAGATGGTAGGCAATGCCAGCACTGCAGAGTCTATGGTTAAAACATCCAATGCCACACAAATGAAACGAAAGATTAAGAAGATTCGTCAGAGATTAATGGCTCTCAAGCATGAATTTGTTGAACCAGCCATAGGTGAAAACACAGGAATTGCACACAGGGCTGCTCTAGGAGCTGCCAAAGGTAAGTTAAGCAGATGGCTTCAGGACTTGCAAAGACATCGTCAAGCTAGAAAAGAAGGTGCTGCGAGTATTGGTTTGATTGTTGGTGACATGACGAAGGTACTTCTTATTGATTACATTACATATTGTGCCATACTATGATAGCAAAGATGGTTACTGATAGCACTTTCTGTTTATTTTTTAACAGTTCTTAGAAGGAAAGGATCTCGAACTGCATGCTACTAGACAAGTTGGTTTGCTTGATTTTATTGCGTCTGCTTTACTTGCCTCGCACACTTCAAGACCAGTAGCTTGTGAAGTCACCGTTTACCTTTTGCGCCTGCTTAGAGTGTTACTCTCACTTCCAGCTAATCGGACTTATTTTCTAGTACAAAATCTTTTACCTCCGATTATTCCCATGCTATCTGCATCACTAGAGAATTACATTAAGGTGGCAGCATCAAACTCTGGAAGTTTGAATCTTCCGTTAAGTAAAACTACAGAGAACATGGAGACAGTTGGTGAAGTTTTAGATGGTTTTTTATGGACTGTAACCGTCATTGTTGGTCACTTATATGTTGACGACGAACAACTCAAAATGCAGGAGGGTCTGATAGAACTGATTGTAGCTTATCAAACAATTCACCGTCTGCGAGATCTTTTTGCGCTTTATGATAGGCCCCAGGTGGAAGGGTCCCCACTCCCATCATCCATACTATTTGGTCTCAATCTTCTGACTGTCTTGACATCCAAACCAGGGAACTTTTCTGCCATTGATTGGGAGTCCTGCAAATGCAGAACTCCAGCTGGTAATCTAGCTCATGAATGTGAGTATCTTAGTTCACTAGACATACGAGTTGGCAACCAGCTGATGGCACCGGACGAGTCTGGAGATGCCAAATTACCATCTAACACTTGTGATATTTCGAAATGTGATGACTGTGGGTTTAGTGAAGTGGTTGAAGAAAACAAGCCCGCCGAACAACATGAAGGTTCCACTCTAGGAGATAGAAGATCACTGGATGAAACTAGAAAAGGCTTGTTAGACCTCTCTGCTGGCCAGAATAACTCAGGGTCTGTGTTAGAAATACAATCTTCAAATTTGGGAGATACAATAGATCAACATTTTGAAGTTTCCACTCAGAGAAATGAAAATAGTACCGTGGATGGTCACCTTGAAGGAAGAAAGATGAATAATATATGTACAGAAATGAATGACAGTCCTGGAAAAGGCAATGAAATAAACCTGAAACAACCTGCAGTGCTTGTACTTTCTGCCATGGCTGAGACAGGCCTGGTTAGTCTGCCTTCACTGTTGACAGCTGTGTTGCTGCAGGCAAACAACAGATCGTCATCCGACCAGGTTTGTGTTTCTGCTTGTTTTAAGGTATAATTGACCTTTTGACATCATATAGATATAATTTTGTGGGTAGCTAGCAGGCAATTTAGATATTATTGCATTGATTTATTGTAGTTTTCTTCTTGCTAGAAAATGATAGCTAAAATTTTCAGGCTTCAGCGATTCTTCCATCAAATTTTGAAGAAGTAGCCACTGGTGTATTGAAAGTTTTGAACAATGTGGCATGTTTGGATATCACTCTTCTGCAGTGTATGCTGGTAAGCAGTTGTATCCAAGGCTGGGTATTATTGTTATTGGCTTCTTGTTTATTGGTTTTCATGCATCATTTGACGCCGAACAGATGAATTTCTGAACTGCAAAATATAGCCTAGGAAGACACACAAAAAATAATCTTAAACTATTTATAATGCCAGCAGACAACTAGTCATTCTTAAAGATCTCATGCAAAATTTGCTGTTGGCAAACTGGCAACATTTTAATATGGGAGCCCTGAAGATCTTAATGATCTGTTTTTCCACCTATGGTAATTTGTATGCTTACTGGTTATGAACTGTTTTCAGGCTAGATCAGATCTGAAGATGGAATTCTTTCATTTGATCAGTTTTCTGCTGAATCATTGCATGAATAAATGGGGAGTGCCAAATGATCAGGTAAACTGTAGGCTATTGCATTTACAAGCAAACTTTCCATGTATTCTCAGTAGTTTGTGTGATATATCTATGGTTCTTTTTCTCGGATGTCCATCCCTGGAGGGACATATCTATGTCGCTTTTGAAGTAGTGCTTTGTGTTGAAGTAGATTGTTTCACTCAAGTATTGTAGTAGTTACTTTCAGGATTCAAGTTTTTCCAATTTGTAAATCATTTCCTCGTTGGCTGATGGTAGCAAGTAATACATCTGGAGTTCATTATTATTTCTCTTCTACTGATTAGGCTGCGATCGGTTTATCACTAGAATAATAAAGTTGAGACCGCTATTCCCAATGGTTTGAAAAATAAAGTGGATTCTGATATTTGTGCACTCTTTTAAGTATTGTTGGGATGCTGTCATTTctaacaacaaagcctttagtcccaaacaagctGGGGTAGGCCagagctgaaacccataagatcttgaaaccaactcatggttctggcatgTGGATAGCTAGCTACCTTCCACACACCCCTCTCCATGGATGGTTTTCCGGTGATACTCtagtccttcagatctctcttaacGGATTCCTCCCGTGCCAAGTTGGGTCTACCCCGACCTGTCTCGACATTTTCAGCACGCTTTAACTGTCcgatatgcactggagcttctggaggcctgcgttgTATATGCCCAAACCACCTCAggcgatgttggacaagcttctcttcagtcggtgctaccccaactctatcacgTATATCATCATTTCGCACCCGATCCtttcttgtgtggccacacatccatctcaacatgtgcATATCCCCTACACccaactgttgaacatgtcgccttttagtcgaccaacactcagcgccatacaacattgcgggtcggaTCGCCATCCTTAGAACccgccttttagcttttgtggcactctcttgccACAGAGAACGGCAGAAGCTTGGCTCCACTTCATCCATTTGGCTTTGATTAGATGGCTCATATCTTCATTGAGATCACCGTCCTTCtgtagcattgaccccaaatattgaAAGGTGTCTGTCTAAGGTACCACCtgtccatcaaggctaacctcctcgtgcctagtagtattgaaaccgcacctcatgtactcagttttagttctactaagcctaaaacctTCTGATTCTAGAGTTTGTCTCCATAGCTCTTAACTTTCGAGTAACCCCCGTATGACTATTAttgactagcaccacatcatccgcaaagagcatacaccatgggatatctccttgtatatcccttgtgaccccatccatcaccaaagcaaaaagataagggctcaaagctgacccttggTGCCGTCCTATTTCAATCGGAAAGTCGTCATGTTGCCATCACTTGTACAAACACTtgcacaacattatcgtacatgtccttgatgagggtaatgtactttgttgggactttCGTTTTCTTCAAGGCCCACCATATGCCATTCCATGGCATCTTAtcgtaggccttctccaagtcaatggaCACTATATGCAAGCCCTTCTTTTGCTCCCTGTCTCTCTCCATAAGTTgccgtaccaagaaaatggctttcatggtcgacctcccaggcatggaACCAAACTGACTTTTGGTCCcgcttgtcgttcttcttaagcggtgctcaatgactctcccccatagcttcattgtatggctcatcagcttaattccatggtaattaaTACAActttgaacatcccccttgttcttgaaggtTGATACTAATATACTCCGCCTCCATTCTTTTGgtatcttgtttgcccgaaaaatgaggttgaaaagcgcAGTTAGCCATGCTAACGCTATGTCTCCGAGGCCTCTCCACACcacaatggggatacaatcaggacCCATTCCCTtacctcctttcatcctttttaaagcctccttgacctcagactcctggattcgttGCACAGAACGCTTTATGGTaccatcaaaggagtcgtccagctcAATGGTAGAGCTCTCATTCTCTCCATAATAgtttgtcgaagtactcccgccatctatgcttgtTCTCCCCGTCCTTCACCAGGAGCCGATATGCtctgtccttgatgcatttgacttggttgACATCCTTTGTCTTACTCCcttggatcttggccatcttatagatgtcctttcgccttccttcgtatCTAAGtgctggtagaggtcctcatacgcccgaccccttgcttcgcTCACCGCTTGCTTTGTGGCCTTCTTTGCCACCTTGCACTTCTCAATGATGTCTGCACTCATGTCCAGGTGTACGCGTCTGAAACCGTCTTCTACTTAATAGTCTTCTGGACATCATAGTTCCACCATCATGTATCTTTAGCTCTGCTTCTACTTCCCCTCGTCACCCCAAACTCCTCTGaagccaccttacgaatgcaagccgccatcttcatccacatattgtttgcatcacctccttcctcccaagggccctccatAATAACCCTCTCCTTGAAAGTCTGAGCTACCCCCCGCCCTTTGAgtttccaccacttcgttctagcgactttgacGCACCTATCCCATCCCACTGGACACGAagccgaaagcggaagtcagccacCACAAGCTTGTGTTGATGGACAACACTCTCTTCGGTTATGACCTTACAATCTAGGGAAGCACGCccgtcttctcttctcgagagaacaaaatcaatctggctagagtgttgaccACTACTAAAACTCACTAGATGGGATTCTCTCTTTTTACAAAGGGTGTTAGCTACGATCATATCGCAGGCTAGAGCGAAGCTCAAGACATCTTCTCCTTGATTTCGGATACCATAGCCAAAAACCCCAtgcaccccttcaaaacctgtATTAGATGTACCcatgtggccattgaggtctccttctatgaagagcttctcgccaataggtacactcctaaccatgttctcgaggccttcccagaactccctcttggtgctcTCATTGTGGCCTACGGGGTTTATGCCTTGATAATATTGAGAACTAAGCccccaactaccagcttgaccatgATAATCCGGTCCCCTtgcctcttgacgtctaccactccatacttgaggctcttgttgatcaagatgcctactccATTTCTGTTTGTAGttgtccccgtgtaccacagcttgaagccagtatcctccacctccttcgccttctgccCCCTCCATTCGGTTTCTTGGATGCATAGGATATCAACACCTCTGCTCAATCCTCACCGCTGTATCAACTAGCTCCCGTAACTTACCTGTCAGGGACCCTATGTTCCAGTTACCTAAGCTAAGCGGATCCTACTAGgttcggctagcttccttacccttcgcactcatcGAGCCAAATGCGAAGACTTGCTCATTTTCACTACACCCGGGCATtgtcgatgtagcgcgccactaaggatgcgatgaCCCAATCCTTGCTCACTTATCACCATATCCAGATCAAGATACGGCACGCCACCAAGGGGGTgatggcccggcccttgcccactTAACACCACACCTGGGTTCCGGTATGGCGCATTACTAAGAGGGTTATGCCCCAACGATGTTCTTTTGAGTTTCATCTCTACGAGAGTGGCTGAGTTTTGACGTTTGCTCGCCGAGCCTACGACAACCTTCCTCCtctacccgggcttgggaccggctattcTGAGACCACATAGGCAAAGTTGATGTTGTCATTTCTAACCATTCTACAAAGACCGATATGGGCATGAGGCAAATTTCTGGCACTGACAGTGATAGTTCTATTCGATGGTCAGCTATGATAATTTATACTTATTATTTTAAAAGGAACATTTATGTGTTACAAttgctcctttttttctttcttcccgTTACCCAATGCAAGGGACCAGTGCTAACGTTATACCTCAGTGACGCAAGGAAACAATTCTTTGGCAAACATTTTTGGATAATAGGGGTGTGCTCCTTTTTTCAGGTCGGTTTACTGCTTCTAGAATCGATACTGCTTCTTGGCTACTTCTCTTTGTTCCATCCCGGGAATCAAGCAGTTCTTCGATGGGGTAAGAGCCCCACAATACTTCATAAGGTAAACAGTTATTTTATGTAGCCATGTTTTTTCTTAATTTCTGGAGAATATTGGTCGATTCTGATGAGTTGAGAAACAGGTGTGCGACCTGCCCTTTGCTTTCTTCAGCGACCCAGAGCTGATGCCCATCTTGACTACTGCTCTCATTGCTGTCTGCTACGGCTGTGATCAGAATAGAAGTGTGGTACTTCAAGAAATAAGCTCAGATATGATCGATACTTTGCTTAGGTCCTGCAGAGCGTCAGTGCTGGCCACTTCAGATTCCGTCGCCGTGGATGGTTCTGGAGCCAATAATTCCGGTGACAGCACTCATATCTCGCCGGACATCAGAAACTCACTATCTGACATGTCGATACGGTCAAGCCGCAAAGGCGTGCGGCCAGTGTTAGGAAAAGGCGTTTTAGGGGCCATCAAGTTAAACAGAAACAAGAATCAAAAGGATGGTAGAGGAGTACGAGCTGGTGATGATGGGGTGCCCTCGAAGCAAAGGGCCGGAGAAGCTTCATCGGCTTTTATGTTGCATAGGAAAATCCCGGCTTTCTTCTTTGACAAAGCAGAAGAGTTCTTCTGCGGCGGTGCATAGCGAAAACGCTGAATAGCACAAGCTGACCAGACCTTTACCGGAGGCTACAGAATTCGGGTTTTTGCACAAGCTGACCAGACCTTTAGAAGAAGCTACCGAATTCGGGTTTTTTGCACAAGCTGACTGGACCTTCACAAGGAGCTGCCTGCCGAATTCGGGTTTTTGAGGCGATGGTTCGTCTGACTAGTGTACCATGCGGGAGGCAGTGACATATCAGCAGGCTGGTTCCAGGTTACCCTACCTGTTATTTTTTGCCGGGGGCTAAAGATGTTATTGTAGAGAATAAGTTTGCGATGCGGCGTTATGCATTCCTCAAATTAGCCTCTGTTCCTTGTCCAAAAGAATTGTATAGAAACAAGCTGTGAACTGTAGTGTCAAACTCTGGCACCAACACATGCACACAGGGAAGAAATACATCATATATACTATTTTGGGTGAGCTTCAGTTCAAAGTATGTTACAAACCAGACAAAGCTGTTATCCTTTTTCGAACATTAATTATAGACGCGTATGTTGACAATCAAAAGTTTCTATTACAAAACAACCAAGGCTCTGTCTTGGCAGGAACTACAACAAAATGTATCGTTTTCCATGCGACTACTAGCCATCAAGCCTTGTGGTTACCTTATGGCTCTTAAGTCACCCCTTGTTATTTCCTactacaaagttagtacaaagttgggttcctaaatagatgacccaactttgtactaactttgctgggtcatctattttggaatgaagAGAGTAATAAGGTGCTACCTCGTCattcttaggccttgtacaatgcaaggtgcttaaggGTGGTGCTTGAGAAAATAAACCAagcttttcttaagcaccggtgtttatttgtacagggtagacgcttaattaGGCGTCTCTCATGTAGAAATAGGCACTAGCTtcagaaaaacccggtttatttttgtAAACACCTCCCTAAgcacctagcattgtacaaggcctcaGGTGCCTCCTCTTTTTGCTTCTTTCCATTTTGTGGCAGTTGAGAGTTGTGTCTTGAGTCGATGCCATATTCGTGAGATCTTACATTGAGATCCGTGTATTTTTTTTTCTTACATGTTATTTCActgagtatttaacaaaaaactaccacatttcgtGGAACCGTGCCTACAAACTATCACTTTACAAATTTGTGCCAAAAACTATCACTTTCTCACTAATCCTTAACTAAAAATTACCATGTCTAAAAAGAGCCCGATTTGCCTCTAAACACGTTTCTGACAGGATGGGCCCAGTGTTGACGTGGCACATTAGCAAAATCTGTTTGATGGCGGCCGAGGAGCTCGCGGCCGCCGGCGAAGGGCGCGGGGCGGGCGGCTCCAGCGCGACACGCAGCGACCCGCGGCGAGCGGCTCCCGCGGCAACCGCGTCCAACGGTGGTCGTGGGGTTGCCGGACGTGCATCCTAGTGACGTCTGCGGCGAGCGGAGCGGCGGCCGGTGCTCGGCCTTGCACGGGCGCGAGGCTGCGGGGGGGTTAGCGGCTGCCTGAGGGGCTTGCTAGCCTCCTGGGAGGGCCAGGAGTGCGCTGCCGCGCTCGGCGTCAATAGACGCGAGCCCTCGCCATGGCAGCGGCAAGGTGCGACGGCTATGTAGCTACGGTTACGGCTGAGCGCGCGCCGGAGCTCGGGTCCGAGATCGAGGGGGGAGGCAGAGGGAAGGCGCGACTCACAGTGGTGTTGAGAAGTTGCTCGGGGCAGCTGGGGTCGCCGGAATGCGACGGATTGACGCGGCTATGGGCGGTGGCCAACGGCGAGGAAGTGATGCGCGCGTTGTCGGAGAGGCCCCCGGGGTTCGATCTAAAGTAGTAGTTGAAGGAGCGGCGCACGACGGAGGTCCTAGACATACTCGAGGGGCCCCACGAGCTTGGTGGGCACAACGACGGCGAGGTGGGAGCAACGAGCCCACTCAGAGGTGCTTGGGAGCGAGCGAGAGGGGCTAGGGAGGAGGAACTGCGAGGTGCACTGCGGAACGGGCGCGCGCGTGCGGGTGCGTCTCGGAGGACGAGCTCCGACGCTCGGCCACGGCGTTGATGCGGCGAACTGAGCGTGAGGAGGAAGAAAGGTTGTGCGGGCGAGAGGGTCATCGGagtgcacacgaggtgttcgaggaaatgccagagagagaggaggaggaagaagattgatgctgacaggtgggcccatccTGCCAGAAAGGCGTTTAGAAGAGACGAATCGGGCACTTTCGCGACATGATAGTTTTTAGTCAAGAATTAATGAGGAAGTGGTAGTTTTTGGCTCAATTTTGTAAAATGGTAGTTTGTAGGCACGGTTCCATGAAATGTGCTAGTTTTTTTATTAAATACTCTATTTCACTTGACTAAGACCGGTTAAGTCTCGATCGACGGAGACCTAGCCACATCCATGTTGATAATCCATAAGTTTCTATTACAAAACAATCAAGACTCTTATCTTCGGAGGAACTACAACAAAATGAATGCATCGATTCCCATATCACTAGCACCCCCTCTGTACCGAAATACTTGTAGTTGAGGAAACTTAAgtatttcggtacagagggagtagtagccaTCACTAATCTTATTCATGAACGTGAAAACTTTCCAAGGAAATgcaaatagtaataataataatcctGCGCTCTCAGCTCCTTCCGCCACAGTGGAGAGCTTGCCATCCTGGACCTGCCTTCAACGGTTCGTCGCCCGCCCAACCTCCAACTGTCCGTCCCCGCGAGCTCGGTCTTCGGCAGCCGTCTCCGCGGCATCCGGTTGTCGCCGACGCATGCATGCGCTGTTCCTTGAGCGCCGTCGTCTTGCCGGCCCCGTCCATGCCGCTGCTCCCGCTGACTCCGTCATCGCGGCGTGGCCTTGCTTGTAAGTTGTCACTCACCGTCTCCGCTCTACAGCGGGCTGCTGCGCCGTCCGTGCGCCCAGCCCAGGCTCCGCGGCGGGGCACTTGTGCCGGCGACGACGATATATATATTACGACAGTTCCCCCATCCCACAGGGCGTGTAGGGAAAAGATGCATTTACACCTGCAACCGAGCCAGCGATATGGCCGTAGTGCCTTGGACGCAGGATGCCCATGTACTCAAGCCTCGAGCGCTTCAAATGATAGGCCAACCCCCTCGTCAAAGTATCGCACAAGAAGACGACATCCTCAAAAGGATGGAACCCGAGGAAACTCATATAATCAGATTTGGCCGGTGCCTGATCGtcgccttcttcttctccgtcggagccgccgccgccgtcgttgacATTTTCCAGGATCCAACGCTCGTCGGTTTCTTCCCGACGGCACATCCCACGTGCCAGCGCTTGCCGAAGGTCGACGCGATGCTTCAGCGCCCACTTGCATCGCCCGCGCGACTCGTCCAGCCCCCAAACCCGGAGAAATCTGAACGCGTCTTCCACCAGCGCGCAGCGGACCTCGTTCCCCGACTTGCCCAGATGAAGCTCCGGATACTCGGCCATCTCCATGCCCGCCGGAGGGCGGATCACCCGATACTTACGGTCCGCCATCGATATCC is a window encoding:
- the LOC123044328 gene encoding S phase cyclin A-associated protein in the endoplasmic reticulum, whose translation is MENDHVDGDDLGSGWFEVKKKHRSSSKFTLQRSSGSSIHKTPNSSSRSQANHSSGSSRWYDRLQYPHQSTNDNLAVDELDSRETTKVQHEECVDVGASNLKNGFNVSASEHVVKKCEELHLAEETNDPPKTGMIDRTDHSMSHESPNCSSDLAKSVEDSDHVKDPPKTEPVGVLPNSSVKFGNFDEITGLALPSDVFRDNNSSIEYMDDEDTTQFRNELKDESELEDEMNSIRNADTSPITIHAVETTTECNRNPLDICEIQDSPVVVSGSTTLADSVSLSSNNDLEVPVTSSSVAPIESQTLLPNHATVSVDLGGETAESKERFRQRLWCFLFENLNRAVDELYLLCELECDMEQINESILVLDEAISDFQELKSRAEHFDNTKKSPSLPKEGVPMTVKADHRRPHALSWEVRRMTSSPHRQEILSSSLEAFQRIQFELARKQAGITAESFASSSSGEVSGISAKLTTASATVGNISLKVESQVRLSDDSEKEVTEERQSKEALKSGRSFPQSNPSFSARSRRGSLEPISEIAKHTSKDRVMAENKKSTDIVKRSTTHLEKEKQNTAQWKSMDAWKEKRNWEDILKSPVRSSRASHSPGVGRKVTERGRVLHDKLMSPEKKKRSAFDTKREAEEKHARALRIRSQLESERVQRLQRTTEKLSRVNELQAVRSSKLREVMNARHQRGESRHEAYLAQVAKRAGDESTKVSEVRFITSLNDETKKFLLRQKLHDSEMRRAEKLQVIKTKQKEDTAREEAVLERRKFLEAEKMQRLAEIQRKKEEAIVRREEERKASSAAREAKSAEQQRRKEIRAKAQQEEAELLAQKLAEKLRESEQRRKFYLEQIRERASMDFRDQSSPFQRRFPSKDSLNRSTSANSGEDSQMVGNASTAESMVKTSNATQMKRKIKKIRQRLMALKHEFVEPAIGENTGIAHRAALGAAKGKLSRWLQDLQRHRQARKEGAASIGLIVGDMTKFLEGKDLELHATRQVGLLDFIASALLASHTSRPVACEVTVYLLRLLRVLLSLPANRTYFLVQNLLPPIIPMLSASLENYIKVAASNSGSLNLPLSKTTENMETVGEVLDGFLWTVTVIVGHLYVDDEQLKMQEGLIELIVAYQTIHRLRDLFALYDRPQVEGSPLPSSILFGLNLLTVLTSKPGNFSAIDWESCKCRTPAGNLAHECEYLSSLDIRVGNQLMAPDESGDAKLPSNTCDISKCDDCGFSEVVEENKPAEQHEGSTLGDRRSLDETRKGLLDLSAGQNNSGSVLEIQSSNLGDTIDQHFEVSTQRNENSTVDGHLEGRKMNNICTEMNDSPGKGNEINLKQPAVLVLSAMAETGLVSLPSLLTAVLLQANNRSSSDQASAILPSNFEEVATGVLKVLNNVACLDITLLQCMLARSDLKMEFFHLISFLLNHCMNKWGVPNDQVGLLLLESILLLGYFSLFHPGNQAVLRWGKSPTILHKVCDLPFAFFSDPELMPILTTALIAVCYGCDQNRSVVLQEISSDMIDTLLRSCRASVLATSDSVAVDGSGANNSGDSTHISPDIRNSLSDMSIRSSRKGVRPVLGKGVLGAIKLNRNKNQKDGRGVRAGDDGVPSKQRAGEASSAFMLHRKIPAFFFDKAEEFFCGGA